A single window of Helicobacter pylori NCTC 11637 = CCUG 17874 = ATCC 43504 = JCM 12093 DNA harbors:
- a CDS encoding phosphoglycerate kinase yields the protein MLAKMSFMQNVKNIQEVEVGHKRVLIRVDFNVPLDENLNITDDTRIRESLPTIQFCIDNKAKDIILVSHLGRPKGVEEKLSLKPFLKRLERLLNHEVVFSQNIVQLKQALNENAPTRIFLLENIRFLKGEEENDENLAKDLASLCDVFVNDAFGTSHRKHASTYGTAQFAPIKVSGFLLKKEIDSFYQAFNHPLRPLLLIVGGAKVSSKLTLLKNILDLIDKLIIAGAMSNTFLKALGYDVQDSSVEDALIIDALELLKSAKEKKVKVYLPIDAVTTDDILNPKHIKISPVQDIEPKHKIADIGPASLKLFSEVIESAPTILWNGPLGVHEKQEFARGTTFLAHKIADTYAFSLVGGGDTIDAINRAGEKDNMSFISTGGGASLELLEGKILPCFEVLDKRH from the coding sequence ATGTTAGCTAAAATGTCGTTTATGCAAAACGTTAAAAACATTCAAGAAGTGGAAGTGGGCCATAAAAGGGTGCTTATTAGAGTGGATTTTAATGTGCCTTTAGATGAAAATTTGAATATTACCGATGATACGCGCATTAGAGAGAGCTTGCCTACCATCCAATTTTGTATTGACAATAAGGCTAAAGACATTATTTTAGTGAGCCATTTGGGCCGCCCTAAAGGGGTTGAAGAAAAATTGAGCTTAAAGCCCTTTTTGAAACGCCTTGAAAGACTCTTAAACCATGAAGTGGTTTTTTCTCAAAATATCGTGCAACTCAAGCAGGCTTTAAACGAAAACGCGCCCACAAGGATTTTTCTTTTAGAAAACATCCGCTTTTTAAAAGGCGAAGAAGAAAATGATGAAAATCTGGCTAAAGATTTAGCGAGTTTGTGCGATGTGTTTGTGAATGACGCTTTTGGCACGAGCCACAGAAAGCACGCTAGCACTTATGGCACGGCGCAATTCGCCCCTATTAAAGTGAGCGGGTTTTTACTCAAAAAAGAAATTGATTCGTTCTATCAAGCGTTTAACCACCCTTTACGCCCTTTATTGTTGATTGTGGGGGGGGCTAAGGTCAGCTCCAAACTCACCTTGTTAAAAAACATTTTAGATCTCATTGATAAGCTCATCATTGCCGGGGCGATGAGTAATACTTTCTTAAAAGCCTTAGGCTATGATGTGCAAGATTCTTCTGTAGAAGATGCTTTGATAATAGACGCCCTAGAGTTATTAAAAAGCGCGAAAGAAAAAAAAGTCAAAGTCTATTTGCCTATAGACGCTGTAACCACTGATGATATTCTCAACCCCAAACACATTAAAATTTCACCCGTCCAAGACATTGAGCCTAAACACAAGATCGCTGATATAGGGCCTGCGAGCCTGAAATTATTTTCTGAAGTCATAGAGAGCGCGCCCACGATCCTATGGAATGGCCCCTTAGGCGTGCATGAAAAACAAGAATTCGCTAGAGGCACAACCTTTTTAGCCCACAAGATCGCTGACACTTACGCTTTCTCGCTCGTTGGTGGGGGCGACACCATTGATGCGATCAACCGCGCGGGCGAAAAGGATAACATGAGCTTTATCTCTACCGGTGGGGGGGCGAGCTTGGAACTATTAGAGGGCAAAATTTTACCTTGTTTTGAGGTTTTGGACAAACGCCATTAA
- the gap gene encoding type I glyceraldehyde-3-phosphate dehydrogenase, with the protein MPIRIAINGTGRIGLCAIRAASQRKDVEIVAINSTAELETLLHLIRHDSVHGHFEAKLNANRTLNIGHSKNILVLNERDINKLDFSAANAEIIIECTGKFNSLEASSAHLKNSVKKVIISAPAQNTPTFVYGVNHTHYHNESVISNASCTTNATTPLLKILDEAFKVENALLTTIHSYTNDQNLLDTKHKDIRRARAAGLNLIPTSTGVSKAISLVLPHLGPKVTGLAIRVPTPNVSLVDLSLSFKKSVSKASVQHALKDACKHAFKGVVGIDEERLVSSDFISSPFSAIVIDDQIMTIGEKNAKVLAWYDNEMGYSERLIDMAQYIAQN; encoded by the coding sequence ATGCCAATTAGAATCGCTATCAATGGGACTGGGCGCATCGGTTTGTGCGCTATAAGAGCCGCCAGTCAAAGAAAAGATGTAGAAATCGTAGCCATCAATTCTACCGCTGAATTAGAAACTCTTTTGCATTTGATACGCCATGACAGCGTGCATGGGCATTTTGAAGCCAAATTAAACGCCAATAGAACCCTAAATATCGGGCATAGTAAAAATATTTTAGTGTTGAATGAGCGAGATATTAACAAGCTTGATTTTTCTGCCGCTAACGCAGAAATCATCATAGAATGCACCGGGAAATTCAATTCCTTAGAAGCTTCAAGCGCTCATCTTAAAAACAGCGTGAAAAAAGTCATCATCTCCGCTCCCGCGCAAAATACGCCCACCTTTGTCTATGGGGTGAATCACACCCATTATCATAATGAAAGCGTGATTTCTAACGCCTCTTGCACGACTAACGCTACCACTCCTTTATTAAAAATCTTAGATGAAGCCTTTAAAGTAGAAAATGCGCTTTTAACCACCATCCACAGCTACACTAACGATCAAAACCTCTTAGACACCAAGCACAAAGACATCCGCCGCGCTAGAGCGGCCGGCCTTAACCTCATCCCCACAAGCACCGGCGTGAGCAAAGCCATTTCGTTAGTCTTACCGCATTTAGGCCCTAAAGTTACAGGCCTTGCTATTAGAGTGCCTACCCCTAATGTGAGCTTAGTGGATCTATCTTTAAGCTTTAAAAAATCCGTGAGTAAAGCGAGCGTTCAGCATGCGCTTAAAGACGCTTGTAAGCATGCCTTTAAAGGGGTTGTGGGTATTGATGAAGAAAGGCTTGTTTCAAGCGATTTTATTTCTTCGCCTTTTAGCGCGATCGTGATTGATGATCAAATCATGACAATAGGCGAAAAAAATGCTAAAGTATTGGCATGGTATGATAATGAGATGGGTTATAGCGAGCGCTTGATAGACATGGCGCAATATATAGCACAAAATTAA
- the ung gene encoding uracil-DNA glycosylase → MKLFDYAPLSLAWREFLQSEFKKPYFLEIEKRYLEALKSPKTIFPKSSNLFHALNLTPPSAVKIILLGQDPYHSTYLKKEQELPVAMGLSFSVEKNAPIPPSLKNIFKELYANLGVPVPCCGDLSAWAKRGMLLLNAILSVEKNQAASHKYIGWEAFSDQILMRLFEANAPLIVVLLGKVAQKKIALIPKNKHIIITAPHPSPLSRGFLGSGVFTSVQKAYREVYRKDFDFSL, encoded by the coding sequence TTTAAGCTTGGCTTGGCGGGAGTTTTTGCAAAGCGAATTTAAAAAGCCTTATTTTTTAGAAATAGAAAAACGCTACTTAGAAGCCCTAAAAAGCCCTAAAACCATTTTCCCTAAAAGCTCTAATCTGTTTCATGCACTCAATCTAACGCCCCCTAGCGCGGTTAAAATCATCCTTTTAGGGCAAGACCCCTACCATTCCACCTACCTAAAAAAGGAGCAAGAATTGCCGGTGGCGATGGGCTTAAGCTTTAGCGTGGAAAAAAACGCCCCCATCCCCCCAAGCTTAAAAAATATTTTTAAAGAATTGTATGCGAATTTAGGCGTGCCTGTGCCTTGTTGTGGGGATTTGAGCGCGTGGGCTAAAAGGGGCATGCTGTTATTGAACGCCATTTTAAGCGTGGAAAAAAACCAAGCCGCTTCGCACAAATATATTGGCTGGGAAGCTTTTAGCGATCAAATATTGATGCGCCTTTTTGAAGCCAACGCCCCCTTGATCGTGGTGTTATTAGGGAAAGTCGCCCAAAAAAAGATCGCGCTAATCCCCAAAAACAAGCACATCATCATCACAGCCCCTCACCCTAGCCCCTTATCTAGAGGTTTTTTAGGGAGTGGGGTTTTTACAAGCGTTCAAAAAGCTTATAGAGAGGTTTATCGCAAGGATTTTGATTTCAGCTTGTGA